One genomic segment of Fervidobacterium pennivorans includes these proteins:
- a CDS encoding ABC transporter substrate-binding protein yields the protein MRKILLVSLMLLAVVALSAIRIGVFEPLTGAFAAGGQLTLKGIRLANEMYRTVLNQKVELIVLDNKTDKVEAANAVTRLIQVYNVSAIIGSYGSSLAIPGSEVANKMKVPMVGCSPTNPLVTKDKEYVFRVCFIDPFQGRVMAKFAVETLGAKTAFIIQDISSDYSVGLAHYFRNAFIEFTKNSKSVVGVASYQGGDQDFTAQLTLAKSKNPDVLFIPAGSYGDAALIMKQAREMGIKSIFLGGDTWEVPEIIEVGGNAVEGAYFSTHFDEKAMTTEMTKKFVEAYRKKYNEEPSAFAALGFDAYLVIIDAINRAKSAKPEDIKNALAQTKNFQGATGSITFDENGDAIKDAIVKKIENGKFKLVSIVKP from the coding sequence GTGAGGAAGATTTTGTTGGTTTCACTGATGCTTCTTGCGGTCGTCGCGCTTTCGGCAATTAGGATAGGTGTCTTTGAACCACTTACTGGTGCTTTTGCTGCAGGCGGTCAGCTCACATTGAAAGGCATCAGACTCGCTAACGAAATGTACCGGACTGTTCTAAACCAGAAGGTTGAACTAATAGTGCTTGACAACAAGACCGACAAGGTTGAAGCTGCTAACGCAGTCACAAGACTGATTCAAGTTTATAACGTGAGTGCCATCATTGGTAGTTACGGTAGCTCGCTGGCAATCCCAGGTAGTGAAGTAGCAAATAAGATGAAAGTTCCAATGGTCGGATGTTCACCAACAAATCCACTGGTGACAAAGGACAAAGAGTATGTTTTTAGGGTATGTTTCATCGATCCGTTCCAGGGAAGAGTCATGGCAAAGTTCGCAGTTGAAACCCTTGGTGCCAAGACTGCTTTCATTATACAGGATATCTCATCCGACTACTCAGTAGGGTTAGCGCATTATTTCAGAAATGCGTTTATAGAGTTCACAAAGAACTCTAAATCAGTGGTTGGAGTAGCTTCATACCAAGGTGGTGACCAAGATTTCACTGCTCAACTCACTCTTGCAAAATCCAAAAACCCAGATGTTCTTTTCATCCCAGCAGGTTCATACGGAGATGCGGCTCTTATTATGAAACAAGCTCGCGAAATGGGAATAAAGTCGATATTCCTTGGTGGAGACACTTGGGAAGTACCAGAAATCATAGAAGTTGGCGGTAATGCCGTTGAGGGTGCCTATTTCAGCACACATTTCGACGAAAAGGCTATGACAACTGAGATGACAAAGAAATTCGTAGAGGCTTATAGGAAGAAATACAATGAAGAACCAAGCGCATTTGCCGCTCTTGGTTTCGATGCTTACCTTGTAATTATTGACGCGATAAATAGGGCGAAATCGGCGAAACCTGAAGATATAAAGAACGCTCTTGCACAAACCAAGAACTTCCAAGGTGCGACTGGTTCAATCACCTTTGACGAAAACGGTGATGCTATTAAGGATGCAATAGTAAAGAAAATTGAAAATGGGAAATTCAAACTCGTAAGTATCGTTAAACCATAA
- a CDS encoding ferritin-like domain-containing protein produces the protein MYDVLKLAEQFEIEGYKFYTSKKQEVKNKSVAEIFEYLAQMEKEHTEFIRNLMKSLEEGREIPEIPSQSASYFKSRYEGQKISETSPEDDIADLSVLRMAYLIEKDFMEFYGKAAEKETNEKVKSILTILRDWEEGHKKIIEEQIKAIIERNNLELGFYPF, from the coding sequence ATGTACGATGTTCTTAAATTAGCGGAACAATTCGAAATCGAGGGCTACAAATTCTACACATCGAAAAAGCAGGAAGTTAAAAACAAATCTGTCGCTGAGATTTTTGAATACCTTGCACAAATGGAAAAAGAACACACTGAATTCATCCGAAACCTTATGAAATCTCTTGAAGAAGGTAGAGAAATACCCGAAATCCCCAGTCAAAGCGCAAGCTATTTCAAATCACGATACGAAGGGCAGAAAATTTCAGAAACATCACCAGAAGATGACATCGCAGACCTTTCTGTTTTAAGAATGGCTTACTTGATTGAAAAAGACTTCATGGAATTTTACGGTAAGGCAGCTGAGAAAGAGACAAACGAGAAAGTGAAGAGCATTTTGACAATCTTGAGGGACTGGGAAGAAGGACACAAAAAGATAATCGAGGAACAAATCAAAGCAATAATTGAAAGAAACAATCTTGAGCTTGGATTTTATCCTTTCTAA